In the genome of Gordonia rubripertincta, one region contains:
- the recO gene encoding DNA repair protein RecO codes for MRFYRDEAVVLRQHKLGEADRIITLLTAEHGLVRAVAKGVRRTRSKFGARLEPFAHIDVHLYPGRSLDVVTQVHSLHALTDAIVADYGRYTTACAVLETAERLAGEERAPTRQLHRLTVGALQALAEDRRPRELILDAYLLRAMYSAGWMPALEECARCANPGPHRAFHVAAGGAVCLHCRPPGSATPSPGVLDLMDALFRGQWEHVEESSNSLRRQASGLTAAHLQWHLERQLRTLPLIERTAPHRLMETGVEPGVEHGVRRVDDGVAAG; via the coding sequence GTGAGGTTCTACCGGGATGAGGCCGTCGTGCTCCGCCAGCACAAGCTGGGCGAAGCCGACCGCATCATCACCCTGCTGACCGCGGAGCACGGGCTCGTGCGCGCGGTCGCCAAGGGGGTGCGCCGGACACGGTCGAAGTTCGGCGCCCGTCTCGAACCCTTCGCCCACATCGACGTGCATCTGTACCCGGGGCGCAGCCTCGACGTCGTCACCCAGGTGCACAGCCTGCACGCCCTCACCGACGCGATCGTCGCCGATTACGGGCGCTACACGACGGCCTGCGCGGTCCTCGAGACCGCCGAGCGGCTGGCGGGTGAGGAACGCGCACCCACCCGCCAGTTGCACCGCCTCACGGTGGGTGCGTTGCAGGCGCTGGCCGAGGACCGTCGGCCGCGGGAACTGATCCTCGACGCCTACCTGCTGCGCGCCATGTACAGCGCCGGCTGGATGCCCGCGCTGGAGGAATGTGCGCGCTGCGCCAACCCCGGTCCGCACCGGGCCTTCCACGTCGCCGCCGGCGGGGCGGTGTGCCTGCACTGCCGGCCACCCGGCTCGGCCACCCCGTCGCCCGGCGTGCTCGACCTCATGGACGCGCTGTTCCGCGGTCAGTGGGAACACGTGGAGGAGTCGTCGAACTCCCTGCGCCGCCAGGCCAGCGGCCTCACCGCCGCGCATCTGCAGTGGCATCTCGAACGTCAGCTCCGAACCCTGCCGCTCATCGAACGCACGGCGCCTCATAGGCTGATGGAAACGGGTGTCGAGCCAGGTGTGGAGCACGGGGTGAGGAGAGTCGACGATGGCGTTGCGGCCGGGTAG
- a CDS encoding pyruvate kinase: MSTTVEMSIAEMSAALHDLRDELDRAEELAGPLISAVAEQHRQSARNLVHYVTVRRRDLRPLQSSMAAHGLSSLGRMESIVYSWIETVIETVDALAEGRRRHPIWGDLSDGVRVLGANRDQLLGRVHPGGADDVTADRAGDEHGERASRVMVTMPTQAADDADLVRRMGEAGMDVARVNCAHDGPAEWARMIESVRGLPGRVRIAMDLAGPKLRTGPLEPGPKVVKVKPVRADDGTVERRSRVRMRTTPPDPDHALPDGIDAIIPVDDLGAVSEGDRFRLRDARGRRRRLKVVAVSEAGIDAECDRTVYYRTGASITGKRLRGKALVVADLPEKRQHLLIRTGDEIRLQRDLAPTPATRVGPHRIGCELGVAFDDVEPGHRVLFDDGKIAGRVRERFDDEIVVDIERAGPKGTRLRAEKGVNLPDTTLHIPALTPEDRAALEFVATHADMVNFSFVRSPEDVADLIAELERLDARNVGIVLKVETRAAFESLPQMLFEAMRWDAVGVMIARGDLAVEVGFGRLAEVQEEILWLCEAAHIPVIWATQVLDGLAKKGVPSRAEVTDAAMSRRAEGVMLNKGPYIVEAIEALTSILDRMGGHVEKKRSLLRPLTSFDISPR, encoded by the coding sequence ATGTCTACGACGGTGGAGATGTCGATCGCGGAGATGTCGGCCGCTTTGCACGACCTGCGGGACGAGCTCGACCGTGCGGAGGAGCTCGCGGGGCCGCTGATCTCCGCGGTGGCCGAACAGCATCGGCAGAGCGCGCGCAACCTCGTGCACTACGTCACCGTGCGGCGGCGGGATCTGCGTCCGCTGCAGTCGTCGATGGCCGCCCACGGGTTGTCGAGTCTCGGCCGGATGGAATCGATCGTCTACTCCTGGATCGAGACGGTCATCGAGACCGTCGACGCCCTCGCCGAAGGCAGACGCAGACACCCGATCTGGGGTGATCTCTCCGACGGGGTCCGGGTTCTCGGCGCAAACCGCGACCAGTTGTTGGGCCGCGTGCACCCGGGTGGGGCCGACGACGTGACCGCCGACCGGGCCGGCGACGAGCACGGTGAACGAGCCAGCCGGGTGATGGTCACGATGCCGACCCAGGCCGCCGACGACGCGGATCTGGTGCGACGCATGGGCGAGGCCGGGATGGATGTGGCACGGGTGAACTGCGCCCACGACGGACCCGCCGAATGGGCGCGGATGATCGAGTCGGTGCGCGGACTCCCCGGGCGCGTGCGTATCGCGATGGATCTGGCCGGGCCCAAACTCCGCACCGGACCGCTCGAGCCGGGACCGAAGGTCGTCAAGGTGAAACCCGTCCGAGCCGACGACGGGACCGTCGAACGCCGATCACGGGTGCGGATGAGGACGACCCCGCCCGATCCCGATCACGCCCTGCCCGACGGCATCGACGCGATCATCCCGGTCGACGACCTCGGCGCGGTGTCCGAGGGCGACCGATTCCGGCTTCGCGACGCACGCGGTCGCCGTCGACGCCTGAAAGTCGTCGCGGTGTCCGAAGCCGGGATCGACGCCGAATGCGATCGCACCGTCTACTACCGGACCGGGGCGTCGATCACGGGGAAACGCCTCCGCGGAAAAGCTCTCGTCGTCGCGGACCTGCCGGAGAAGCGCCAGCATCTGCTGATCCGCACCGGCGACGAGATCCGACTCCAGCGTGACCTCGCGCCCACACCCGCGACCAGGGTCGGACCACATCGGATCGGATGCGAACTCGGGGTCGCCTTCGACGATGTCGAACCGGGGCACCGGGTTCTGTTCGACGACGGGAAGATCGCCGGACGCGTGCGCGAGAGGTTCGACGACGAGATCGTCGTCGACATCGAACGCGCCGGCCCGAAGGGCACCAGACTGCGCGCCGAGAAGGGCGTCAACCTCCCGGACACCACTCTCCACATCCCCGCGCTGACACCGGAGGACCGCGCTGCTCTCGAGTTCGTGGCGACGCACGCAGACATGGTCAACTTTTCGTTCGTCCGGTCGCCGGAGGATGTCGCCGACCTCATCGCCGAACTCGAGCGCCTCGACGCCCGGAACGTCGGGATCGTGCTCAAGGTTGAGACCCGCGCCGCGTTCGAATCGCTGCCGCAGATGCTCTTCGAGGCGATGCGATGGGATGCGGTCGGCGTGATGATCGCGCGAGGTGACCTCGCCGTGGAGGTCGGGTTCGGCCGGCTGGCCGAGGTGCAGGAGGAGATCCTGTGGCTCTGCGAGGCCGCGCACATTCCGGTCATCTGGGCCACGCAGGTTCTCGACGGTCTGGCGAAGAAGGGTGTTCCGTCTCGTGCTGAGGTCACCGACGCCGCGATGAGCCGCCGCGCCGAGGGGGTCATGTTGAACAAAGGCCCGTACATTGTCGAGGCCATCGAGGCGCTCACCTCGATCCTTGACCGGATGGGCGGCCACGTCGAGAAGAAGCGGTCGCTGCTGCGTCCGCTCACCTCGTTCGACATCAGCCCGCGCTGA
- a CDS encoding YhgE/Pip domain-containing protein, whose protein sequence is MGTHESREASDTGRGAHEVPEVEEPTGRTIAGVLGSPRFWLAPLILVAVLFSLMAALYMSAVVDPQRHLHDFPIALVNEDSGGEVTGADGKATEQNIGDQVADGIISSAADNGIVVRRTDRSTALGELNSGKVYGVVVIGSNFTNRAVALGRSTVLPAQPTRPAIDIFINRGSGAFASSITSTFAEQVTTRVNAEVGQQLTAQVRDQLDRNDVTFTGAAQLALASPVAVSVSEPTPLPQGAGNGLSAFYLTLLLVLAGFTGAMMVSIVVDGMLGQTPIEYGPFYQLRERLAISRWATLAAKWTIMFLVSVVLSTLFIAVGSWVGTSLPNAFVLWLISILAIFAVGVSASAMMAVFGNAGLLFNLVFFVVFGLPSSGGTLPLEASPRFFEWIAAIEPMHVIYLGVRSVLYFDADLSAGLARSVVQCFIGLLVGVLLGMLGTKYYDRKGWHRYPGGMTLPPKLDKIVNAG, encoded by the coding sequence ATGGGAACGCACGAGTCGCGGGAGGCCTCCGACACAGGTCGCGGAGCGCACGAGGTGCCGGAGGTCGAGGAACCGACCGGACGGACCATCGCCGGGGTGCTCGGATCGCCCCGGTTCTGGCTAGCTCCGCTGATCCTCGTCGCGGTGCTGTTCTCGCTCATGGCCGCGTTGTACATGTCGGCCGTCGTCGACCCACAGCGCCACCTCCACGACTTCCCGATCGCCCTCGTCAACGAGGACTCCGGCGGCGAGGTGACCGGCGCCGACGGCAAGGCCACCGAGCAGAACATCGGCGATCAGGTCGCCGACGGCATCATCTCCTCGGCCGCCGACAACGGCATCGTCGTCCGACGCACCGACCGGTCGACTGCTCTCGGCGAACTGAACAGCGGCAAGGTGTACGGCGTCGTCGTCATCGGTTCGAACTTCACCAATCGTGCGGTCGCGCTTGGCCGTTCGACGGTGCTCCCGGCGCAGCCGACGCGCCCCGCCATCGACATCTTCATCAACCGCGGGTCCGGCGCCTTCGCGTCGTCGATCACCTCGACCTTCGCCGAGCAGGTGACCACCCGGGTCAACGCCGAGGTCGGGCAGCAGCTGACCGCGCAGGTGCGCGATCAGCTCGACCGCAACGACGTCACGTTCACCGGCGCCGCCCAGCTCGCGCTCGCCAGTCCGGTTGCGGTGTCGGTGTCGGAGCCGACGCCGCTGCCACAGGGCGCCGGAAACGGATTGTCGGCGTTCTACCTCACGCTGCTCCTGGTGCTGGCCGGCTTCACCGGCGCGATGATGGTGAGCATCGTCGTCGACGGCATGCTGGGCCAGACGCCCATCGAGTACGGCCCGTTCTACCAACTCCGCGAACGCCTCGCGATCAGCCGCTGGGCGACGCTCGCCGCCAAATGGACCATCATGTTCCTCGTCTCGGTGGTCCTCTCGACCCTGTTCATCGCGGTGGGCTCGTGGGTGGGCACGTCCCTGCCGAACGCCTTCGTGCTGTGGCTGATCTCGATCCTCGCGATCTTCGCGGTGGGCGTGAGCGCGAGCGCGATGATGGCCGTGTTCGGCAATGCCGGTCTGCTGTTCAATCTCGTGTTCTTCGTCGTGTTCGGCCTGCCGTCGTCGGGCGGAACACTGCCGCTCGAGGCGAGTCCGCGGTTTTTCGAGTGGATCGCCGCGATCGAGCCGATGCACGTCATCTACCTCGGTGTGCGCTCGGTTCTGTACTTCGACGCCGACCTGTCCGCCGGGCTCGCGCGGTCGGTCGTCCAGTGCTTCATCGGCCTGCTCGTCGGCGTGCTGCTGGGCATGCTCGGCACCAAGTACTACGACCGCAAGGGTTGGCACCGCTACCCGGGCGGCATGACGCTCCCACCGAAGCTCGACAAGATCGTCAACGCCGGCTGA
- the era gene encoding GTPase Era, which produces MSESAPEFRSGFVCFVGRPNTGKSTLTNALVGEKIAITSNRPQTTRHTIRGIVNRPDAQLILVDTPGLHRPRTLLGKRLNELVRDTYSEVDVIGVCIPADEAIGPGDRWIISQVREMAPRTTLLGVVTKIDRVGPEQVAKQLMALSGLLGPDAEVVPVSAKSGKQLDVLSDVLVSLMEEGPAFYPDGELTDEPEQVLMAEFIREAALEGVHDELPHSLAVVIEEVIDREDRRPDQPPMVDVHAVLFVERDSQKGIIIGRKGARLKEVGTVARAQIERLLGTKVYLDLHVKVAKDWQRDPKQLRRLGF; this is translated from the coding sequence ATGTCTGAGTCCGCCCCCGAGTTCCGTTCCGGCTTCGTCTGTTTCGTCGGCCGCCCCAACACCGGCAAGTCGACGCTCACCAACGCGCTGGTGGGGGAGAAGATCGCGATCACCTCCAACCGGCCGCAGACCACGCGCCACACGATCCGCGGGATCGTCAACAGGCCCGACGCCCAGCTCATCCTCGTCGACACTCCCGGACTGCACCGGCCGCGCACGCTGCTCGGCAAGCGGCTCAACGAACTGGTCCGCGACACGTACTCCGAGGTCGACGTGATCGGCGTCTGTATCCCGGCCGACGAGGCGATCGGCCCCGGCGACCGCTGGATCATCTCGCAGGTCCGCGAGATGGCGCCGCGCACCACGCTTCTCGGCGTCGTCACCAAGATCGACCGGGTCGGCCCCGAACAGGTCGCCAAACAGCTCATGGCGCTCTCCGGACTCCTCGGCCCCGACGCCGAGGTGGTGCCCGTGTCGGCCAAGTCGGGCAAGCAGCTCGACGTCCTGAGTGACGTGCTCGTCAGCCTCATGGAAGAGGGCCCGGCGTTCTATCCCGACGGTGAGCTCACCGACGAACCCGAACAGGTCCTGATGGCCGAGTTCATCCGCGAGGCCGCACTCGAGGGCGTCCACGACGAGCTGCCGCATTCGCTCGCTGTCGTCATCGAGGAGGTCATCGATCGCGAGGACCGGCGTCCGGACCAGCCGCCGATGGTCGACGTCCACGCGGTGCTCTTCGTCGAACGGGACAGCCAGAAGGGCATCATCATCGGGCGCAAGGGTGCGCGCCTGAAGGAGGTCGGTACAGTTGCGCGCGCACAGATCGAGCGTCTGCTGGGGACCAAGGTCTACCTGGATCTGCACGTGAAGGTCGCCAAGGACTGGCAACGCGACCCCAAGCAGCTACGCCGACTGGGCTTCTAA
- a CDS encoding hemolysin family protein, translating into MSSDYWFIVAAVVLIALGGLFAAVDTAVSTVSNARVDDMVREGRAGARRLAIILDARATYVGLVVLLRVVCETAAAALIALSAAEWLGVGWGLVVAITAMTVISYVAMGVGPRTLGRQHAYTIALSTSYLLSALGILLKPVTRLLILIGNALTPGRGFRNGPFATEIELREVVDLAEARGVVAADERRMIHSVFDLGDTSAREVMVPRPEMVWIEADKNVLQATNLATRSGHSRIPVIGENTDDVLGIVYLKDMVARTVAKRIDPTTLRVSDIMREAEFIPDSKPLDKVLADMQLTRNHMAILVDEYGGIAGLVTIEDVLEEIVGEITDEYDTDELAPVEDLGDGSYRVSARLPVEDLGELFDVEIEEEEVETVGGLVALELGRVPLPGARVKSHGLQLVAEGGPNRKGRQRIITVLVTRVPGTEDDGRDSHRHESSNGRGHSGRQGRHDRTAAREHEDESHRNNHEQPTARMNQ; encoded by the coding sequence GTGTCCTCCGACTATTGGTTCATAGTGGCCGCAGTCGTCCTGATCGCACTCGGCGGGCTGTTCGCCGCGGTCGACACCGCGGTGTCCACGGTCTCCAACGCCCGCGTCGACGACATGGTCCGCGAGGGCCGCGCCGGCGCCCGACGCCTCGCCATCATCCTCGATGCACGGGCCACCTACGTGGGACTCGTGGTCCTGCTGCGCGTGGTCTGCGAGACCGCGGCTGCTGCACTCATCGCCCTGTCCGCGGCCGAATGGCTCGGGGTCGGCTGGGGACTCGTCGTCGCGATCACCGCGATGACGGTCATCTCCTACGTCGCGATGGGCGTCGGACCGCGCACCCTCGGCCGCCAGCACGCCTACACGATCGCGCTGTCGACGTCGTATCTGTTGTCGGCGTTGGGCATCCTGCTCAAACCGGTGACCCGACTCCTCATCCTCATCGGTAATGCCCTGACCCCGGGTCGTGGCTTCCGAAACGGCCCGTTCGCCACCGAGATCGAGCTGCGCGAGGTCGTCGACCTCGCCGAGGCGCGGGGCGTGGTGGCCGCCGACGAACGCCGGATGATCCACTCGGTCTTCGATCTCGGCGACACCAGCGCGCGCGAGGTCATGGTGCCGCGACCGGAGATGGTCTGGATCGAGGCCGACAAGAACGTCCTGCAGGCCACCAATCTCGCGACGCGGTCGGGACATTCGCGCATCCCGGTCATCGGCGAGAACACCGACGACGTACTCGGCATCGTCTACCTCAAGGACATGGTCGCGCGGACGGTCGCCAAACGGATCGACCCGACCACGCTGCGCGTCTCCGACATCATGCGCGAGGCCGAGTTCATCCCGGACTCCAAGCCGCTCGACAAGGTCCTCGCCGACATGCAGCTCACACGCAACCACATGGCGATCCTCGTCGACGAATACGGCGGCATCGCCGGTCTGGTGACGATCGAGGACGTCCTCGAGGAGATCGTCGGCGAGATCACCGACGAATACGACACCGACGAGCTCGCGCCCGTCGAGGATCTCGGCGACGGCTCGTACCGGGTGTCGGCACGGCTTCCCGTCGAGGACCTCGGCGAGCTGTTCGACGTCGAGATCGAGGAGGAAGAAGTCGAGACGGTCGGCGGGCTGGTCGCCCTCGAACTCGGCCGCGTGCCGCTGCCCGGCGCACGGGTCAAGTCACACGGACTGCAACTCGTCGCCGAGGGCGGCCCCAATCGCAAGGGACGCCAACGAATCATCACGGTCCTGGTCACGCGCGTCCCCGGGACCGAGGACGACGGCCGGGACTCGCATCGGCACGAATCCTCGAATGGTCGAGGGCATTCGGGTCGGCAGGGTCGCCATGACCGCACCGCGGCCCGCGAACACGAGGACGAGTCCCATCGCAACAACCACGAGCAACCGACAGCAAGGATGAACCAGTGA
- the ybeY gene encoding rRNA maturation RNase YbeY: MSIELANESGVEVPAELIVDAARFAVNAMDVNPAALLSVLCVDEDTMADMHVQWMDLPGPTDVMSFPMDELVPGGRPDATDLGPAILGDIVLCPEFARKQAREARRSFEHELAMLTIHGVLHLLGYDHAEPEEEREMFGLQNEILDAFYAERHRRAQEQRQTDRDSRLLSNIGFTGTEQGTGETGTTGRYEED; this comes from the coding sequence ATGAGCATCGAACTGGCCAACGAGTCTGGGGTCGAGGTGCCGGCCGAGCTGATCGTCGACGCCGCACGGTTCGCGGTGAACGCGATGGACGTGAACCCCGCCGCGCTGCTGTCGGTCTTGTGTGTCGACGAGGACACCATGGCCGACATGCACGTGCAGTGGATGGATCTGCCCGGACCCACCGACGTGATGAGCTTCCCGATGGACGAACTCGTCCCGGGCGGCCGACCCGACGCCACCGACCTCGGTCCGGCGATCCTCGGCGACATCGTGCTGTGCCCCGAGTTCGCGCGGAAGCAGGCCCGCGAGGCGCGTCGCTCGTTCGAGCACGAGCTCGCGATGCTGACCATCCACGGTGTGCTCCACCTCCTCGGCTACGACCACGCCGAACCCGAGGAAGAGCGCGAGATGTTCGGGTTGCAGAACGAGATCCTCGACGCCTTCTACGCCGAACGGCACCGACGCGCGCAGGAACAGCGCCAGACCGACCGTGACTCGCGGTTGCTGTCCAACATCGGATTCACCGGGACCGAACAGGGGACCGGCGAAACGGGGACGACCGGACGGTACGAGGAGGACTGA
- a CDS encoding PhoH family protein — translation MSDDNPDPSGQSSRTQPRRSGVTSNVEVSPGVVFGLLGASDVNLRTLEQLLPADIHVRGNQVTLTGEPADVAASERVIAELTDLVGRGTPLTPDLVRHSVSMLSDGGQESPAEVLSLDILSRRGKTIRPKTLNQKHYVDAIDNNTIVFGLGPAGTGKTYLAMAKAVQALQSKSVNRIILTRPAVEAGERLGFLPGTLSEKIDPYLRPLYDALHDMMDPEAIPKLMAAGVIEVAPLAYMRGRTLNDAFIILDEAQNTTSEQMKMFLTRLGFGSKVVVTGDVTQVDLPGGAKSGLMAATAILEGIDDIHFSRLTSQDVVRHRLVADIVDAYGRAEENQRTGAPIDAAIGGNRAARRAASHGRRS, via the coding sequence GTGAGTGACGACAACCCCGACCCGAGCGGGCAATCCAGCCGAACGCAGCCGCGCCGGTCTGGGGTCACATCCAACGTCGAAGTCTCTCCCGGAGTGGTGTTCGGGCTGCTCGGCGCCAGTGACGTCAACCTTCGGACGCTCGAGCAGCTGCTGCCCGCCGACATCCACGTGCGTGGTAACCAGGTGACGCTGACCGGCGAGCCCGCCGACGTCGCCGCCTCCGAACGCGTCATCGCCGAACTCACCGACCTCGTCGGACGTGGCACCCCGCTGACCCCGGACCTCGTCCGGCACAGCGTGTCGATGCTCTCCGACGGCGGACAGGAGTCGCCGGCCGAGGTGCTGTCGCTGGACATCCTCTCGCGTCGCGGCAAGACCATCCGGCCCAAGACGCTGAACCAGAAGCACTACGTCGACGCCATCGACAACAACACCATCGTGTTCGGGTTGGGTCCGGCCGGTACCGGCAAGACCTACCTCGCGATGGCCAAGGCTGTACAGGCACTGCAGTCGAAGTCGGTCAACCGCATCATCCTCACCCGTCCGGCCGTCGAGGCCGGCGAACGCCTGGGCTTCCTGCCGGGCACGCTGAGCGAGAAGATCGACCCGTATCTGCGTCCGCTGTACGACGCTTTGCACGACATGATGGACCCCGAGGCGATCCCGAAGCTGATGGCGGCAGGGGTCATCGAGGTGGCGCCGCTGGCCTACATGCGCGGCCGCACCCTCAACGACGCCTTCATCATCCTCGATGAGGCGCAGAACACGACGAGCGAGCAGATGAAGATGTTCCTGACGCGCCTGGGCTTCGGCTCCAAGGTGGTCGTCACGGGTGACGTGACCCAGGTCGACCTGCCGGGCGGTGCGAAGAGCGGCCTGATGGCGGCGACCGCGATCCTCGAGGGCATCGACGACATCCACTTCTCCCGGCTCACCAGCCAGGACGTCGTCCGGCACCGCCTGGTCGCCGACATCGTCGACGCCTACGGTCGCGCCGAGGAGAACCAGCGCACCGGTGCACCCATCGACGCCGCGATCGGCGGCAACCGTGCGGCGCGTCGGGCAGCCTCTCACGGGCGTCGCTCATGA
- a CDS encoding type VII secretion target yields the protein MLVNPDALRGLSDKTADAAEVVEANTLAGVVPGAFSEMHGSTSEWSARAVDEFVAPLVARVSQGFEQLAGGARGAAGNFEVTDEDLKSKIETSFKQ from the coding sequence GTGCTTGTGAATCCAGATGCCTTACGTGGGCTTTCCGACAAAACGGCGGACGCAGCGGAAGTGGTCGAGGCGAACACGCTGGCCGGGGTGGTCCCGGGCGCGTTCTCTGAAATGCATGGGTCGACGTCCGAGTGGAGCGCACGTGCAGTAGATGAATTCGTGGCACCGCTCGTCGCACGTGTGTCTCAGGGCTTCGAGCAGTTGGCAGGTGGGGCCAGGGGAGCTGCAGGCAACTTCGAGGTGACAGATGAGGATCTCAAGTCCAAGATCGAAACCTCGTTCAAGCAATGA
- a CDS encoding alpha/beta hydrolase family protein, with protein MSGVRRCAVRRTKIEYGSEPSQFGHLYLPREGLDPATPARLVVLVHGGSWAVEYGSTIQTAVARTMSERGAVVWNIEYRRVGEPGGGWPNTGRDVLDAIRALDGPVRDALQEQDVDLRVIDFSSVGVVGHSAGGQLAVWAVGKLGARTASTTITTVVAQAAVLDTVSAADKQSLRELMGRPYSESPRRYEEASPMLAPVFDAHVVAITGDEDDLVPDVVSRRYVDDAISRGQSAELIVVPGEGHEAFVDPRSGCARQTIRVLGI; from the coding sequence ATGAGTGGCGTCCGACGCTGCGCCGTACGACGCACCAAGATCGAATACGGCAGCGAGCCTTCGCAATTCGGCCACCTCTACCTTCCTCGAGAAGGCCTCGACCCGGCGACGCCGGCCCGGCTGGTCGTCCTGGTTCACGGCGGGTCGTGGGCGGTGGAGTACGGCTCGACGATCCAGACCGCGGTCGCGCGGACGATGTCCGAACGCGGTGCGGTCGTGTGGAACATCGAGTACCGCCGCGTCGGGGAGCCGGGCGGCGGCTGGCCGAACACCGGCCGCGACGTCCTCGACGCGATCCGTGCCCTCGACGGTCCGGTGCGCGATGCGCTGCAGGAGCAGGACGTCGACCTCCGTGTGATCGACTTCTCCTCGGTCGGCGTCGTCGGACACTCGGCCGGTGGGCAGCTCGCGGTGTGGGCCGTCGGCAAGCTCGGTGCGCGTACCGCCTCGACGACCATCACCACCGTTGTCGCCCAGGCAGCGGTCCTCGACACCGTCTCCGCGGCGGACAAACAGTCCCTGCGCGAGCTGATGGGCCGGCCGTACAGCGAGTCCCCGCGCCGCTACGAAGAGGCGTCGCCGATGCTCGCGCCGGTCTTCGACGCGCACGTCGTCGCCATCACCGGTGACGAGGACGACCTGGTCCCCGACGTGGTGAGCCGCCGCTACGTCGACGACGCGATATCGCGCGGGCAGTCGGCGGAACTGATCGTCGTACCGGGGGAGGGCCACGAGGCCTTCGTCGATCCGCGCAGCGGTTGTGCGCGGCAGACGATCCGGGTCCTGGGGATCTGA
- a CDS encoding 16S rRNA (uracil(1498)-N(3))-methyltransferase has product MSPPLFWADSVPAPGADLILSGPEGRHAVTVARLGVGERILVGDGAGSVAGCEIREIAGKDTLVASVREFSFQARPTPQVTLVQALPKSERSELAVDLATEAGIDVIVPWQAMRCVARWTGKADKGVAKWRAAASAAAKQSRRPWIPEVTDLATTIDVRARCADAVAAGGVVAVLHEEAARPLAELLLADASEIVLVVGPEGGLDDAEVADLTALGAHPVVLGPEVLRTSTAGAVALGAIGVLTGRWSR; this is encoded by the coding sequence GTGAGCCCACCGCTTTTCTGGGCGGACTCCGTCCCCGCCCCGGGTGCCGACCTCATCCTCAGCGGGCCGGAAGGCCGGCATGCGGTGACGGTCGCGCGCCTCGGGGTGGGGGAGCGCATCCTCGTCGGCGACGGCGCGGGATCGGTGGCCGGATGCGAGATCCGGGAGATCGCCGGCAAGGACACCCTCGTCGCGTCGGTGCGTGAGTTCTCGTTCCAGGCGCGGCCCACCCCGCAGGTGACCCTCGTGCAGGCGTTGCCCAAGTCCGAGCGATCCGAACTGGCCGTCGATCTGGCGACCGAGGCCGGCATCGACGTGATCGTTCCGTGGCAGGCGATGCGCTGTGTCGCACGGTGGACGGGCAAGGCGGACAAGGGAGTTGCCAAGTGGCGGGCCGCGGCGTCGGCTGCCGCGAAGCAGAGCCGACGACCCTGGATTCCTGAGGTCACCGACCTCGCCACCACCATCGACGTTCGTGCGCGGTGCGCAGACGCGGTGGCCGCGGGTGGTGTGGTCGCGGTGCTGCACGAGGAGGCCGCGCGGCCCCTCGCCGAACTGCTGCTCGCCGATGCGAGCGAGATAGTGCTCGTCGTCGGCCCCGAAGGCGGACTCGACGACGCCGAGGTCGCCGACCTCACCGCGCTCGGCGCCCATCCGGTGGTGCTCGGTCCGGAGGTGCTGCGTACCTCGACCGCGGGTGCGGTGGCGCTGGGTGCGATCGGCGTGCTGACCGGACGGTGGTCGCGATGA